CTGTCGCCCTTCTGCATGCGGTTGACAATGCTCTCCAATTGCGCCAGCGTTTGTTGGCGCAGCGCCTGCATTTCTGCGAGGGTTTGGTACTTGCTCGCCAGAAATGCGGCATACTTCTCTTCGAAACGCCGGCGCTCGAGCAGGTAGGCGCGGGAGCCCGGCGGCGTGAGCGCCAGTTTTTGGCGCAGGCCCTCAAGCTCCAATGCCGAGGTTTCCGCGAGGGTGTAGAGATCCGCGGTCAACGTGCCCAGCGAATCCATGGTGAGGTTGAAGGCGCGCACATTCTCTTGCAGAATTTGCGGCACTTGGACGCTCTCCTGCGGCCAGGCGTTGGCAGCAGCGAGCAGCAGCACCGCGAGAAAGAGATGAAATTGAGGTTTCATGCCGATAGTCTCCGCAGGGATCAACGATCAACAGGGTTGATTACGGCAACTGTCGCCGTTGTTAGAAACGCAGGTGGTGGGCAAAATCGTAAGGGCAGGCGCAATCTCCGGAGAAGGCTCAGGCAAACAGAACCGGCCGGTCCTGCTCGGTAACGCCGTCAGTAGCTTGGATTCGCTTGCGGCAGCTTTCACACAGGTGATAGTAACGAATGCGGTCGCCCAGATTGGGCTTGATATAAGGCCGCACCATTGCCTTCATGTCTTTGAATTGATCCGGCGTCAAGAGGCACTCGAACACGGAATATTGCACCGCCAGGCCGAATTTCTTGAGACGCTTGTGCAGCCGGCTGCGGCGCCGGTCCTCACTAATGTCGTATGCAACAACGATGAAGCTCTTTCGATCACTCAAGGTTTTCATGGCGGGGCATGCGTGTGCTTGCTGCTGTTGGAGTCATCCGCACAGCGGGACTTGCTGCCGGAGCAGGTTTATCACAACTGCCTGTTCCGCTGCTAAATCTTGACCGCGGCATATTCCTTCTGTTTGCCCAGCAGCACGCGAATCAACTGCCGGATCTGGCCTTCCAAGCCTCCCACGAGATCATCGGAATCATGCGGGGCGTTCATTCTCTCGCATTCCTTCAAGCGCTGCTCAAATGCGGCGATGAACTTCTGCAAAGCCGGCCGCTCCATCCGGCACTCGCCGCGTGCCGCGTGAAAATCCGCCGGCACCATCTGTTTGCCGTTGACTAGTTTCAACACCAACGCATCGACCACCGGGCTGCGCCACTCCTCGATCAGGTCCGAAGCCAGCGCCGCATGGCCGCGTTTGGGTTCATGAAAAAAGCCGAGATAGGGATCCAGGCCATGCATCTGCAAAAGTCCGGACATGCGCGAATACAGCAGCGTGTAACCCAGGCTCAACATGGCGTTGATGGGGTCCGGCGAGGGATGCGCCAAACGGCGCTCGAACCGCCACTCCCCCTGCAGGGCCTGTCTGAAGATGCGAAAGTGTGCCGCGGAAGCCGAGCCTTCTGTGCCGAGCAGGCTCTCCAGGTTGGGTGCGGCCGCAATGGTTCGGGCGATCTTGTCGAGGGCGGTGAGTTCCTTGTTCCACTCGCTGTTTCGCCGCTGGCGCTTCCAGAGCGCCAGCATGTTGCTGACCTTGCCGGTCACGAACTGCTTGGCCAGCGCCAGCCGGAACTCGGCTTCATGAAAGCGGCGAAATTGTGCCAGGCGTTGCTCCACGAATTTGCCGTCGCCGCGCGTGAACTGGCCGTGAAAGGTGCCATTGGGTGAGAGATAGGCAATATCGATCCCGCGCTCCATCAGAAAGCGCACCGCCGGCAGCGTGATATTGGCCGGCGTTAGCAACACCACTCGCTCCAGATGCAGCGCCGGCACTTCCTGCACGACCTTGCCTTTGCGCCGTATTTGCACGCGGTCGTTGACCACGCCGATACTTGTGCCGTATTCACTGATGTAAAGTGCGGACATGCCGGCCTCCGTATTGGGATCAGGTGAGAGGCATTTCAATCTTGCCGATTTTCCACGCCGCGCGACCGCCCCAGCGAGAGCCATTCCCCCAGGTACTTGAATCCTCGCTCGAGGTGATGCAGCTTGGTTTTCTCGCGATTGAGCGGAAGCTGCATCTGTTCGAGAATGCGCGCTGCAGCATCAAGCGCCTCTTCCGCTTCCGGCCGGGTCGACGAGAAAATGGCGATGTCGTCGCCATAGCGCACAAAGCGCAAACCCAGCCGGCGCATTTCCCGGTCAAAGCCATCAAGGTAGATGTTGGCCAGCAGCGGGGAAAGCGGGCTTCCTTGCAACAGGCCGTGCGTGGGCTTGGTCACCTGCCGCAGGCCGCTGTTGGACTGGGTCACCACCTCGGCAGCCAGGAACCGCTTGAGCAGTTTGCGTACCGCGAAATCCTTGACCCGGCGAAACGTGACGCGCAGTAACGGCCGGTGTGGGATATTGCCGAAGCAGTCCCGCAGATCGATTTTGATTACCCATGGCCGGCCATGCCGCGCATAATCGCGCGCTTGCGCCAGCGCGGTCTGTGGTGAGCGGCCGGTGCGGTAGGCATGGCTGCAATCGTCGAAATGCGGCTCGAATATCGGAATCAGGGTCTGCACCAGGGCGCGCTGCACGATGCGATCGATAAAAGTGGGAATCCCCAGTGGCCGCGGCGGACCCACTTCGCGTTTCAGGAAGATACGTTTCACTGGCTGCGGCCGGTAGGCGAACGTGCGCAAGTCCTGCTGCAGTTGCTTGAGCAAAACAAAGGAGCGGTTTTCGAAAATTGCCGCAGTCATGCCGTCGAGGCCCGGCGCTTCGCTTTGACGGCGCACCGCCCGCCAAGCGCGCAGCAGATTCTCGTCGGCATAGAGCTGACTGTAGAGCGGATGAAAAAACATGTTGGTCTTTCCTGGGTTCAGCGGGAAAGACGCCGGAAGGGAGAAAATCAAAACGGCAGGCAACCCTGCGAAGGTATCAAACCTTCGCAAGGTTGGTGTGGCCGCAGCACGCCTGGCTGTCAAAGCATGCCCAAGCCTGGCGCTCCGGGCAACTGGCAGCAAGCTGGCGCGCCTGCGCAAAAATGGTGGGATAGCGTTGTTGCACAATTTCGACCTGGTGCTCGTGTCCCTGTGCCCGCAAGGCCATGAGCAGGGAGAGCAGAAAGAATCGCTCAGCCCGAGCAGTGAGATTCACGCTGGCCGCCAGTTCGAACAGCCCCGTTCTCTCCTCCAGGCGCGCCTCCGGCGCGATCTTGCGTGCCAGCCACGCCCCGCGAAACGAAACCAGAGGCACTGCTTCCGGCCTAAGCTCCGACCACGAAACAAACTCCTTGAGTCGGGATGCGCGAATTGCCTCACTCAATGCCCGCCCATCAGTGCCGAGATGCCGCGCCAGCAGACCGACCGGCACGGCCACTTCCGCAACGCCGGCCTCGATTAGAAGCTGTTCATACTCTTTGAGAGGTTCGCCCCGAGGGGGCAACGCGCCAAAGTACTTGTTCAAAATCTCGTAAGCTTTACTTTCGCAATAGCCGCCTTCTTCTTCAGGGATTCTAATAGGCGCAATTCGCAAGAAATCCAATAGCGGATCAGCTTCTGTACAGGCGACCGTCAGCACCGCGCAACGAGGCTGATGGGCCCCAATCTCCGCCAGCCAGTCTCGCCAATTCACAAAGCGGCTGGCGCGATGGATCAAGGCCAAGCCGGAAGGTGCCGGCGCAAGAGGCTCGAGCAACAGGTTGGACTCAGGCTCCGCCATATGGACGAGGGCGGCAGAGTCCTGCTGGCGATATAGCCGCGCCAGTGTGTTCAAGGCGCGGATCGCCGCACGCTCGGCGGGCGGGCTATACGTGAGGATCAAGACCGGCGCATGGCGCAATCGCTCGAGCATCGGCGCGACCCACTCTCGCTGCTTGAGAGGATCCAAAGCTTCCACCCCCCAAACCCGCTCCGCCTCCAAGCCCTGTTGCGTCGTACGAGTTCGCATACGCACACCCTTTCGGTCATGGCTGGTTCTGACATCCGGTCCACTCCTGATTTTGTTAAGAAACGACTCCCATCTGGAGCCGGCGCTTGCCCACAGCTTGCTGAGCAGCGCCAGCGCCAGCAGCGCGAACAACACTTGCTTTTTCATCTTGGCTTCACCATAAGTGGTCTAAAGCCGCAAAAGGCCGGTTTGCGGCCGGCCTCATACGGAGTGAGACAAAGAGAATCTATAACAAAGAAAGAAAAGTAGCCAACGCACGACGAAGATATCCCAGGCGGCTGTTGATCACTTTGTAGGGCACATGCGGCAGATGCGCGCGCAAATAGCCCCGCGCATACCGCGGCAAATGATCGTTCCGGCGCCGCAAGATCCGCCAAACATACCAATAGCTGGGGAAAAGCCGCCGCCTGCCCAAGCGCCTTCCCAGCCGGTAGAGCCACGCCAATAGTTCGCGCATGCGCTTGTTGCGCCGGAGTGCGCGGTTGAAGCGCGGCATCACCCAACAAGCCCGTTTAAACTCATCCTCCAAATCCCAAAAACCTTCCAGCTCGAGCATCTCTGGCGGCGTCACCAAGCCCTCCGGCATGCGACGTAACCCGCTGTTCGGGTAGTCTTTGCGATTCCGCCACTCTTCCTCATAGGCATCCAGCCGTTCCATCTTTTTCAGCCTGTGCTTCTCACGCCAGAGCGTGGCGCGCTGGTTTCGGGCAATGAACCGGATGCGTGCCTCGAGCTGGCTGTCGCTGAAGTCCGGCTGTTCGAGCAGCCCGGCGTTCGGCTTGGCCCACAGAAAAACGCGCTCGATGCAATCATCAATAAATTGCGCCATGGTCATGCCTCGCGGATGGTCCAGGCTGGGCCAGTAGTAATGCGCGATCAATGCGCGCGCCCACGGCAAAAACTCCCCCAAGGGATCCATCACTTTGCGTGTCCGTGCCTGCTGTTCCGGGCCATCCCTGGCCCAATCGGCGAGCGGCGCGACATACCTGCGTAGGGGGCCTGGAGAGGACATAGGCATCACTCCTTTCCAAACGATCTCATTTTGCAACTAGCGGTGAATTGTGACTGGTCAGACCCAAGCCCGCTCTCCCATCCGGTATGGGCTTGGAGAAAAAGCGCTGCTCCGCCATGCGTTGTGTCAGAGGTGGCGAAGCGTCAAACTCTCAAAGGGCCTGCCAGCAGAGTTGCAAAATGAGCCGTGGAAAAGGGTTAGCGACCCTTTGGCTCCCAAAGACGCATGACGGGCTCGTGCCTGTGAAAAGATATGAGGAAGAACGGAGGCGCGCACCGGCGCCGGCAACAGGCTTTTGTTGATGTGCTGTCCTATAAGACGCGGCAGTGGTGCGAAATCGTAGTGAATTCAGGAAGTTTTTCGTCCGGCACGAATTCGCGGAACGGGCGATCAGCAGGCAGGAAAATACGCGGGGTCGGTCATCAGCCTGTTCCACAAGCGCATCAAACCGGCGCCATGCGAGTCATGCACACGGTGTTGCCCCATACACGCTGCCGCAGGGAAAAAAGTTCCGGGCGAGCCAGGGGCCGGCGGCAAGGGGCAAGAAGCAAGGGGCAAGCACCAAATCGAGAGGCTCACTCAAAGCTTTTGCCTTTTTGCCATTTGCCCTTTGCCCCTTGCTCGGCAGGAGACCCGGGTTTCTTCTTGCCGCGCAGCTTGCTCACCAGCAGAGCGATGATTTCATCGAGGAGGGCGTAGCGATGTTGAAGGACTTTTGATGGCAGGAAGCGCCGGCTGCGATAGTACCACCCGCGGCTCTCACGCGCCGAGCCGAGCGCAATCCGCAAGAAGTAGTCGTACTCCCTGCCAAAACCCCTGCCGTACCCCTCCTCCATGTTGGCGCTGATTGAGCCGACGCTGCGGTTAAGCTGATCGGCGTTGCCCCGACCGCGGACATCCGGCAGCATCTTCTCGCAGTCCTCCCACGCCAAATCATACAGCAGCAAAGCTTTCTGGTACGCCGGGAACTCCCATAGCCGATCCTTTTTGATACTATCTGGCACGTTGGCAAGCCATTCTTCGTAGGTCATGTTCCCCTCCAAGGTTGAGTGTAAGAGAAAAAGGTGAAGCACGGCGGCAAGGGGCAAGGGGCAGGGCGCAAGGGGCAAATGCCGGCTGGGGGGCAAACTCAAGACTCTTGCTTTTCCTGGCGTTTGCCATTTGCCCATTGCCCCTTGCAGGGCCTTTGCTTTTCTTGCCAATTGCCCATTGCCCCCTGTGCAAAGCCATTGCATTTCTTGCCACTTGCCCCCTGCANNNNNNNNNNNNNNNNNNNNNNNNNNNNNNNNNNNNNNNNNNNNNNNNNNNNNNNNNNNNNNNNNNNNNNNNNNNNNNNNNNNNNNNNNNNNNNNNNNNNAGGCTGTTGCTTTTCTTGCCAATTGCCCATTGCCCCCTGCTTCGTTTCAATGCACTGCGTGCTGTGTGATTCCTGCCGAGCAAGGGGCAACGGACAAGGGGCAAGCATTGGCTACGGGGGATGCACTCAGGGCTCTTTCCGTCCGAGCAAGGGCCAAGCATTAAAATGGGCGGCATACTCAAGGCTGTTGCTTTTCTTGCCAATTGCCCATTGCCCCCTGCTTCGTTTCAATGCACTGCGTGCTGTGTGATTCCTGCCAACTGGTGCAAGTCAACTACCGCCTGACGGATGGCTTCGTTTCAATGCACTGCGTGCTGTGTGATTCCTGCCAACCCCCACCGCCCCCACCGCCAGGCTCAATTTTATTGAGTTTCAATGCACTGCGTGCTGTGTGATTCCTGCCAACGGTGCGACCGGCGACGTCGCGAAGTTCCAAGCAATCGTTTCAATGCACTGCGTGCTGTGTGATTCCTGCCAACCAAGAAGGATTTCACGTATCTTCTTGCTAATCACGTTTCAATGCACTGCGTGCTGTGTGATTCCTGCCAACGTTGGTAATACCCCGTATGGCTGGACCCTTGTTGCGTTTCAATGCACTGCGTGCTGTGTGATTCCTGCCAACAAATCGGAGAAGCGGCAAGCGAGCTGGTCATGCTCGGTTTCAATGCACTGCGTGCTGTGTGATTCCTGCCAACTCTCCACCAGCGGGCGCGGTGGCAAGGTATCCTTGGGTTTCAATGCACTGCGTGCTGTGTGATTCCTGCCAACGCTGTAATAGTTGGTGATGTGCGGTTTGATTCTGTGTTTCAATGCACTGCGTGCTGTGTGATTCCTGCCAACTTTGATATGACCTGGAAACTCCCCGACAGTGGTTGTTTCAATGCACTGCGTGCTGTGTGATTCCTGCCAACCATGTGATAAGTGCCATGGCAATTACCGAATAAGTTTCAATGCACTGCGTGCTGTGTGATTCCTGCCAACAAGTGGCGGTTCAAACAGCAGAACCGCATTCAAAGTTTCAATGCACTGCGTGCTGTGTGATTCCTGCCAACATATATAGTCGAAGTAGCCGCAGTATCTGGGCTTAGAGTTTCAATGCACTGCGTGCTGTGTGATTCCTGCCAACGCAAGGACCGTGACCGCACGGTCAAACTGCGCAAGTGTTTCAATGCACTGCGTGCTGTGTGATTCCTGCCAACATGGACAACAAAATGCCCTCAGCACTGCAACAATTGTTTCAATGCACTGCGTGCTGTGTGATTCCTGCCAACCGAGAATTATCCCGTGCGCGTGCGCTACACCATTGAGTTTCAATGCACTGCGTGCTGTGTGATTCCTGCCAACTGGCAAAACAACGACCCCGGGAAGTAAGGCCCGAATGTTTCAATGCACTGCGTGCTGTGTGATTCCTGCCAACAGGAGGAAATTCCTATGTTACGGGCATTTAAAATCATGTTTCAATGCACTGCGTGCTGTGTGATTCCTGCCAACTGCGCTCGGTAATGCCACCGCGGCCATCAATAAGTTTCAATGCACTGCGTGCTGTGTGATTCCTGCCAACACAGGGCTTATATATCCATATGAGGATATTATCTTTCGTTTCAATGCACTGCGTGCTGTGTGATTCCTGCCAACGGTGAATTAGTATGCCTGGAGCAGCGGGTTCAAAGTTTCAATGCACTGCGTGCTGTGTGATTCCTGCCAACGAATACGAAATTATCGATGGTGCCGCGTTTATCGTTTCAATGCACTGCGTGCTGTGTGATTCCTGCCAACACCGTTTTACAGGAGGAACGCGTCGCTCCA
Above is a window of bacterium DNA encoding:
- the cas1 gene encoding CRISPR-associated endonuclease Cas1, giving the protein MSALYISEYGTSIGVVNDRVQIRRKGKVVQEVPALHLERVVLLTPANITLPAVRFLMERGIDIAYLSPNGTFHGQFTRGDGKFVEQRLAQFRRFHEAEFRLALAKQFVTGKVSNMLALWKRQRRNSEWNKELTALDKIARTIAAAPNLESLLGTEGSASAAHFRIFRQALQGEWRFERRLAHPSPDPINAMLSLGYTLLYSRMSGLLQMHGLDPYLGFFHEPKRGHAALASDLIEEWRSPVVDALVLKLVNGKQMVPADFHAARGECRMERPALQKFIAAFEQRLKECERMNAPHDSDDLVGGLEGQIRQLIRVLLGKQKEYAAVKI
- the cas2 gene encoding CRISPR-associated endonuclease Cas2 codes for the protein MKTLSDRKSFIVVAYDISEDRRRSRLHKRLKKFGLAVQYSVFECLLTPDQFKDMKAMVRPYIKPNLGDRIRYYHLCESCRKRIQATDGVTEQDRPVLFA
- a CDS encoding four helix bundle protein translates to AGGKWQEMQWLCTGGNGQLARKAKALQGAMGKWQTPGKARVLSLPPSRHLPLAPCPLPLAAVLHLFLLHSTLEGNMTYEEWLANVPDSIKKDRLWEFPAYQKALLLYDLAWEDCEKMLPDVRGRGNADQLNRSVGSISANMEEGYGRGFGREYDYFLRIALGSARESRGWYYRSRRFLPSKVLQHRYALLDEIIALLVSKLRGKKKPGSPAEQGAKGKWQKGKSFE
- a CDS encoding reverse transcriptase/maturase family protein, whose amino-acid sequence is MFFHPLYSQLYADENLLRAWRAVRRQSEAPGLDGMTAAIFENRSFVLLKQLQQDLRTFAYRPQPVKRIFLKREVGPPRPLGIPTFIDRIVQRALVQTLIPIFEPHFDDCSHAYRTGRSPQTALAQARDYARHGRPWVIKIDLRDCFGNIPHRPLLRVTFRRVKDFAVRKLLKRFLAAEVVTQSNSGLRQVTKPTHGLLQGSPLSPLLANIYLDGFDREMRRLGLRFVRYGDDIAIFSSTRPEAEEALDAAARILEQMQLPLNREKTKLHHLERGFKYLGEWLSLGRSRGVENRQD